A window of Halobacillus naozhouensis genomic DNA:
AAATGCATCCCAGAGCCCCCATAAATACATAACCCCTAACCCGCGATCATAGAGACCATAGCCAGGTCTGCACTCTTCCCCCCATATGTGGCGGCCATGATCTGGTCGAGCATAGCCGGTAAAACCGATGTCATGGTAAGCTTTTACAATTCCATTGATATCGACAGAACCATCTTCAGTCCGGTGGGAGGTTTCAATAAAATCGCCATTCTCATACGTTTTTACATTTCTTATATGAGCAAAATGAATCCGATCGGCGAAGGTCCGGACCATGTCAGCAACATCGTTATCTGGATTCGCTCCTAAGGATCCACTGCACAAAGTAAGGCCATTATACGGATCATCGACCAGGTTCAAAAATCTCTCCAGTTTTTCTTTACTCGTAATGATGCGTGGTAATCCGAACACAGACCAAGGCGGATCATCTGGATGAATTCCCATTTTGATATCATGCTGTTTAGCTACAGGAATAACTTTTTCTAGGAAATAGCGGAGATTCTCCCATAAATCTTCCTCTGTCACATCTTTATACTGTTCAAAAAGGTCGGCCAAGTGCTTCAGGCGTTCCGGTTCCCACCCTGGCATCGTATAGGCGGAGTTCTTGGAAATCGTGTTCACGAGTTCCATAGGATCGATATCCTGCAATTTTTCATTCTTGAAAAATAAAGCGGTTGAACCATCCTCCATCTCTTCAAAGAGATTCGTCCTCGTCCAGTCGAACACAGGCATAAAATTATAACAGATCACCTTCACACCGACCTGGGCCAGTTTTTCGATTGTCTTGATATAGTTATCAATATAGTAATCGCGTTTCGGCAGACCGAGCTTGATATCTTCATGGACATTAACACTCTCGACAACATCGATATTCAGACCATAACTCCCAGCCTGTTCTTGTACTTTCTTAATTTTTTCTAGCGGCCATTCCTCTCCTACAGGTACGTCATACAAGGACCAGACGACTCCTTCCACTCCAGGAATTTGTTTAATATCCTGCAATGATACCTGGTCATTTTCTTCACCGAACCAGCGCATCGTCATTTTCATAGATTGTCACTCCTTACGTTCTACTTGGATCACTTATAAGCGGATGATGACCTTCCGAACTTCCGGCGGTGCCTCTTCCATCAGTTGAAAGGCATCTTTTGCTTCACTTAACGGAAACTGATGGCTGACTAAATCCTTCACATCAAATGCTGAAGAATTGAACAGCTCGATCACCTTAG
This region includes:
- the uxuA gene encoding mannonate dehydratase; the encoded protein is MKMTMRWFGEENDQVSLQDIKQIPGVEGVVWSLYDVPVGEEWPLEKIKKVQEQAGSYGLNIDVVESVNVHEDIKLGLPKRDYYIDNYIKTIEKLAQVGVKVICYNFMPVFDWTRTNLFEEMEDGSTALFFKNEKLQDIDPMELVNTISKNSAYTMPGWEPERLKHLADLFEQYKDVTEEDLWENLRYFLEKVIPVAKQHDIKMGIHPDDPPWSVFGLPRIITSKEKLERFLNLVDDPYNGLTLCSGSLGANPDNDVADMVRTFADRIHFAHIRNVKTYENGDFIETSHRTEDGSVDINGIVKAYHDIGFTGYARPDHGRHIWGEECRPGYGLYDRGLGVMYLWGLWDAFERTKGKVNA